The following coding sequences are from one Methanococcoides orientis window:
- the mtrE gene encoding tetrahydromethanopterin S-methyltransferase subunit E — protein sequence MEPLMGMGVLALMGAAATIAGTTEDLESDVGSQSNPNSQVQLAPQMMYPHRIYNKAISGEPPSNALICAIGGTVASVLMTAGLSVVFAIAVGALIATAVHGTYSITSYMGRTASQKRFRQPIYLDIIRSHTPVIMGYAFITTFCILVVSYIMVAVLGHPFPLALIAFIWGITVGAIGSSTGDVHYGAEREFQNVEFGSGLNAANSGNIVRKAESGLRNGIDNSWFCAKFGGPVTGLAFGMTVFLSGWITVVFDPAMSITMGWLSVVAGAVLVLLMIIWNRRIEVAAREAYGPYKEDEEVAA from the coding sequence ATGGAACCACTCATGGGCATGGGTGTTTTAGCACTTATGGGTGCTGCCGCAACTATTGCTGGCACAACTGAGGATCTTGAATCTGATGTCGGATCTCAGAGTAACCCAAATTCACAAGTGCAATTAGCACCCCAGATGATGTACCCACACAGGATCTATAATAAGGCAATTTCCGGTGAACCACCATCGAATGCATTGATCTGTGCTATTGGCGGAACCGTGGCATCTGTATTGATGACCGCTGGTCTGTCCGTGGTCTTTGCTATCGCTGTTGGTGCGCTCATTGCTACAGCAGTACATGGAACATATTCTATTACGTCTTACATGGGACGTACTGCAAGTCAGAAACGTTTCAGACAACCAATATATCTTGATATTATCCGATCACACACGCCGGTGATCATGGGATATGCATTCATTACAACATTCTGTATCCTTGTTGTATCATACATTATGGTAGCTGTTCTCGGACACCCATTCCCACTTGCACTCATTGCATTCATTTGGGGAATCACCGTCGGAGCTATCGGTTCATCAACTGGTGATGTTCACTATGGTGCAGAACGTGAATTCCAGAACGTCGAGTTCGGATCAGGTCTTAACGCTGCAAACTCCGGTAACATTGTAAGGAAAGCAGAATCAGGACTTCGTAACGGTATCGACAATTCATGGTTCTGTGCAAAGTTCGGAGGACCAGTAACTGGTCTCGCATTCGGTATGACCGTTTTCTTAAGCGGTTGGATCACAGTTGTTTTTGACCCTGCAATGAGCATCACAATGGGATGGCTTTCAGTTGTAGCAGGAGCAGTTCTTGTATTACTTATGATCATCTGGAACAGAAGGATCGAAGTAGCAGCACGTGAGGCATACGGACCTTACAAGGAAGACGAGGAGGTCGCTGCATGA